One segment of Chlorocebus sabaeus isolate Y175 chromosome 26, mChlSab1.0.hap1, whole genome shotgun sequence DNA contains the following:
- the LOC140710405 gene encoding LOW QUALITY PROTEIN: chondroitin sulfate proteoglycan 4-like (The sequence of the model RefSeq protein was modified relative to this genomic sequence to represent the inferred CDS: inserted 6 bases in 3 codons; deleted 3 bases in 2 codons; substituted 2 bases at 2 genomic stop codons) produces MASGSRNLQGGDLSCWEFLGLTSCKVKNHEGAPAWTPFFNPPVPLCGTSPPPGKHLSLDHSSLSHTASFFGENHLEVPVATALTDIDLQLQFSTSQPEALLLLAAGPADHLLLQLYSGRLQVRFVLSQEELKLQTPAEKLLSNSFAHTMVLIVVEGWATLSVDGFLNASCTVAGAPIEVPYGLFVGGTGSLGLPYLRGSSRPLRGCLHAATLNDCSLLELLKSQVLFSVTQGARDGELKXPGAQAQKIFTLLDVVNRKARFIHDGSEDTSDQLVLEVSVMARVPMPPCLRRGQTYHLPIQVNPVNDPPRIIFPHGSLMVILEHTQKPLGPEVFQAYDPDSACEGLTFQFLGAPSGFPVQRRDQPGEPATEFSCRELEAGSLVYVHRSGPAQDLTFRVSDGLQASPPATLKVVAVRPAIQIHRSTGLCLAQGSAMPILPANLSVETNAVGQDVSVLFGVTGALQFGELQKQGAGGVEGAEWWATQAFHQQDVEQGHVRYLSTNPQHRTEDTVENLALDVQVGQEILSNLSFPVTIQRATVWMLRLEPLHTQNTQQETLTTAHLEATLEEAGPSPPTFHYEVVQAPRKGNLQLQGTRLSDGQGFTQDDIQVGRVTYGATARASEAVEDTFHFRVTAPPYFSPLYTFPIHIGGDPDAPVLTNVLLVVPEGGEGVLSADHLFVKSLNSASYLYEVMERPRHGRLAWRGTRDKTTMVTSFTNEDLLRGRLVYQHDDSETTEDDIPFVATRQGESSGDMAWEEVRGVFRVAIQPVNDHAPVQTISRVFHVARGGWRLLTTDDVAFXDSDFADAQLVLTRKDLLFGSIVAVDEPTWPIYRFTQEDLRKRRVLFMHLGXSWLDPAAGVSDGQHQATVLLEVQASEPYLRVANGSGLVVPQGGQGTIDTAELHLDTNLDIRSGDEVHYHVTAGRRWGQLLWATQSVTAFSQEDLLDGAILYRLNGSLRTRDTLIFSMEMGPVHTDATLQVTVALEGPLAPLKLVRHKKIYVFQGEAAEIRRGQLEAAQEAVPPADIVFSVKKPPSAGCVVMVSRGVLADEPPSLDPVQSFSQEAVDTGRVLYLHSSPEAWSDAFSLDVTSGLGALLEGVRVELEVLPAAIPLDAENFNVPEGGSLTLAPPLLRIIGPYFPTLLTLGLXHGALQKEDGPQARTLSAFSWREVEEQLIRYVHDGSETLTDSFVLMTDTSEMGCQSHTVAFTVTVLRVNDQPPVLTTNTGLQMWEGATAPIPAEALRSMDSYSGPEHLVYAIEQPSKGRVVLWAAPGTEVRSFVQAQLGGGLVLFSHRGALDGGIHFSFSDDKHTSSRHFFRVAAQKQVLLSLEGSQTLTVCPDGWSVQPLSNQSLRASSSAGTDPQLLLYGVVLGLQLGQLFHAXQDSTGEALVNFIQAESHVTQSFPMPQQYEGLD; encoded by the exons ATGGCCTCCGGCTCCAGGAACCTCCAAGGAGGAGACCTGAGTTGCTGGGAATTTCTGGGTCTGACCTCCTGCAAAGTCAAG AACCATGAGGGTGCGCCAGCATGGACCCCTTTCTTCAACCCACCAGTACCTCTTTGTGGCACCTCACCTCCTCCAGGCAAGCATCTGAGCCTGGACCACAGCTCCCTCTCTCATACAGCTTCCTTCTTCGGTGAGAACCACCTGGAGGTGCCTGTGGCCACAGCTCTGACCGACATAGACCTACAGCTGCAGTTCTCCACGTCCCAGCCCGAAGCCCTCCTTCTCCTGGCAGCAGGCCCAGCTGACCACCTTTTGCTGCAGCTCTACTCTGGACGCCTGCAG GTCAGATTTGTCCTGAGCCAGGAGGAGCTGAAGCTACAGACCCCAGCAGAGAAGCTGCTGAGTAACTCCTTTGCCCATACTATGGTGCTGATTGTCGTAGAGGGCTGGGCCACATTGTCAGTTGATGGGTTTCTGAACGCCTCCTGTACAGTCGCAGGAGCCCCCATAGAGGTCCCCTATGGGCTCTTTGTTGGGGGCACTGGGAGCCTTGGCCTGCCCTACCTGAGGGGAAGCAGCCGACCCCTGAGGGGTTGCCTCCATGCAGCCACCCTCAATGACTGCAGCCTCCTC GAGCTGCTCAAATCCCAGGTGCTGTTCAGCGTGACCCAAGGGGCACGTGACGGTGAGCTCAA CCCGGGCGCCCAGGCACAAAAAATATTCACCCTCCTGGACGTGGTGAACCGCAAGGCCCGCTTCATCCACGATGGCTCTGAGGACACCTCCGACCAGCTGGTGCTGGAGGTGTCAGTGATGGCTCGGGTGCCTATGCCCCCATGCCTGCGGAGGGGCCAAACTTACCACCTGCCCATCCAGGTCAACCCTGTCAATGACCCACCCCGCATCATCTTCCCACATGGCAGCCTCATGGTGATCCTGGAACACACACAGAAGCCGCTGGGGCCTGAGGTTTTCCAGGCCTATGACCCAGACTCTGCCTGTGAGGGCCTCACTTTCCAGTTCCTTGGCGCCCCCTCTGGCTTCCCCGTGCAGcgccgagaccagcctggggagccGGCAACCGAGTTCTCCTGCCGGGAGTTGGAGGCCGGCAGCCTAGTCTATGTCCACCGCAGTGGCCCTGCACAGGACTTGACATTCCGGGTCAGCGATGGACTGCAGGCCAGCCCCCCGGCCACGCTGAAGGTGGTGGCCGTCCGGCCGGCCATACAGATCCACCGCAGCACAGggctgtgcctggcccaaggcTCTGCCATGCCCATCTTGCCCGCCAACCTGTCGGTGGAGACCAATGCCGTGGGGCAGGATGTGAGCGTGCTATTCGGCGTCACCGGAGCCCTGCAGTTCGGGGAGCTGCAGAAGCAGGGGGCCGGTGGGGTGGAGGGTGCTGAGTGGTGGGCCACACAGGCGTTCCACCAGCAGGATGTGGAGCAGGGCCACGTGAGGTACCTGAGCACCAACCCACAGCACCGCACCGAGGACACCGTGGAGAACCTGGCCCTGGATGTGCAGGTGGGCCAGGAGATCCTGAGCAATCTGTCCTTCCCAGTGACCATCCAGAGAGCCACCGTGTGGATGCTGCGGCTAGAGCCACTGCACACTCAGAACACCCAGCAGGAGACCCTCACCACAGCCCACCTGGAGGCCACCCTGGAGGAGGCAGGCCCAAGCCCCCCAACCTTCCACTATGAGGTGGTTCAGGCTCCCAGGAAAGGCAACCTTCAACTACAGGGCACGAGGCTGTCAGACGGTCAGGGCTTCACCCAGGATGACATACAGGTTGGCCGGGTGACCTATGGGGCCACAGCACGTGCCTCGGAGGCAGTCGAGGACACCTTCCATTTCCGTGTCACAGCTCCGCCATATTTCTCCCCGCTCTATACCTTCCCCATCCACATTGGTGGTGACCCAGATGCGCCCGTCCTCACCAATGTCCTCCTCGTGGTGCCTGAGGGTGGTGAGGGTGTCCTCTCTGCTGACCACCTCTTTGTCAAGAGTCTCAATAGTGCCAGCTACCTCTATGAGGTCATGGAGCGGCCCCGCCATGGGAGGTTGGCTTGGCGTGGGACACGGGACAAGACCACTATGGTGACATCCTTCACCAATGAAGACCTGTTGCGTGGCCGGCTGGTCTACCAGCATGATGACTCCGAGACCACAGAAGATGATATCCCATTTGTTGCTACCCGCCAGGGTGAGAGCAGTGGTGACATGGCCTGGGAGGAGGTACGGGGTGTCTTCCGGGTGGCCATCCAACCCGTGAATGACCACGCCCCTGTGCAGACCATCAGCCGCGTCTTCCATGTGGCCCGGGGTGGGTGGCGGCTGCTGACTACAGACGACGTGGCCTT AGACTCGGACTTTGCTGACGCCCAGCTGGTGCTGACCCGCAAGGACCTCCTCTTTGGCAGTATCGTGGCCGTGGATGAGCCCACGTGGCCCATCTACCGCTTCACCCAGGAGGACCTCAGAAAGAGGCGAGTCCTGTTCATGCACTTGGGCTGATCATGGCTGGATCCAGCTGCAGGTGTGTCCGATGGGCAACACCAGGCCACTGTGCTGCTGGAGGTGCAGGCCTCGGAGCCCTACCTCCGTGTGGCCAACGGCTCTGGCCTTGTGGTCCCTCAAGGAGGTCAGGGCACCATTGACACAGCTGAGCTCCACCTGGACACCAACCTTGACATCCGCAGTGGGGATGAGGTGCACTACCATGTCACAGCCGGCCGTCGCTGGGGGCAGTTGCTCTGGGCCACTCAGTCAGTCACAGCCTTCTCCCAGGAGGACCTGCTAGACGGGGCCATTCTCTACCGCCTCAATGGCAGCCTCAGAACCCGTGACACCCTGATCTTCTCAATGGAAATGGGGCCAGTGCACACGGATGCCACGCTACAAGTGACCGTTGCCCTAGAGGGCCCACTGGCCCCACTGAAGCTGGTCCGGCACAAGAAGATCTATGTCTTCCAGGGAGAGGCAGCTGAGATCAGAAGGGGCCAGCTGGAG GCAGCCCAGGAGGCAGTGCCGCCGGCAGACATCGTATTCTCAGTGAAGAAGCCACCGAGTGCCGGCTGCGTGGTGATGGTGTCTCGTGGCGTCTTGGCAGatgagccacccagcctggaCCCCGTGCAGAGCTTCTCCCAGGAGGCAGTGGACACGGGCAGAGTCCTgtacctgcactccagccctgagGCCTGGAGCGATGCCTTCTCACTGGATGTGACCTCGGGCCTGGGTGCTCTCCTCGAGGGTGTCCGCGTGGAGCTAGAGGTGCTGCCTGCTGCCATCCCACTGGATGCGGAAAACTTCAACGTCCCTGAGGGTGGCAGCCTCACCCTGGCCCCTCCACTGCTTCGCATCATCGGGCCCTACTTTCCCACTCTCCTCACCCTCGGCCT GCATGGGGCCCTGCAGAAGGAGGACGGACCTCAAGCCAGGACCCTCAGTGCCTTCTCCTGGAGAGAG GTGGAAGAGCAGCTGATCCGCTACGTGCACGACGGGAGCGAGACACTGACAGACAGTTTTGTCCTGATGACTGACACCTCCGAGATGGGCTGCCAGAGCCATACTGTGGCCTTCACTGTCACCGTCCTGCGTGTCAATGACCAACCCCCCGTCCTCACTACAAACACAGGCCTGCAG ATGTGGGAGGGGGCCACTGCGCCCATCCCTGCGGAGGCCCTGAGGAGCATGGACAGTTACTCTGGG CCTGAGCATCTGGTTTACGCCATTGAGCAGCCCAGCAAAGGGCGGGTAGTGCTGTGGGCAGCGCCGGGCACCGAGGTGCGCAGCTTCGTGCAGGCTCAGCTGGGCGGTGGGCTCGTGCTGTTCTCACACAGAG GAGCCCTGGACGGAGGCATCCACTTCAGCTTCTCTGATGACAAGCACACTTCCTCCAGACACTTCTTCCGAGTGGCGGCCCAGAAGCAAGTGCTCCTCTCACTGGAGGGCAGCCAGACGCTGACTGTCTGCCCGGATGGGT GGTCCGTCCAGCCACTCAGCAACCAGAGCCTCAGAGCCAGCTCCAGCGCAGGCACCGACCCCCAGCTCCTGCTCTACGGTGTGGTCCTGGGCCTCCAGCTAGGCCAGCTGTTCCACGCCTAGCAGGACAGCACAGGGGAGGCCCTGGTGAACTTCATTCAGGCAGAG TCCCACGTTACTCAGAGCTTCCCCATGCCCCAGCAGTATGAAGGACTAGACTGA